One Amorphoplanes digitatis genomic window carries:
- a CDS encoding 2'-5' RNA ligase family protein, whose amino-acid sequence MQPTQTALIVPVPEVEPAVSRWRAALDRATSWGIPAHVTVLYPFLAPGDLDDETLAAVGEALASVPRFTVDFTRVRWFGDTVVWLAPTPDAPLRALTTAIWRRFPQAPPYEGAFDDVVPHLTVGHDSPAKAMTEAADAVTRCLPIRAAIDTVRLIAGTQQPGGWRTIREFPLGG is encoded by the coding sequence ATGCAGCCCACGCAGACCGCGCTCATCGTGCCCGTGCCGGAGGTCGAGCCGGCCGTGAGCCGCTGGCGGGCGGCGCTGGACAGGGCCACGAGCTGGGGTATCCCGGCACACGTCACGGTGCTGTACCCGTTCCTCGCGCCCGGTGACCTCGACGACGAGACGCTGGCCGCGGTCGGCGAGGCACTCGCGTCCGTGCCGAGGTTCACAGTCGACTTCACGCGGGTCCGGTGGTTCGGCGACACGGTGGTCTGGCTGGCGCCGACCCCGGACGCGCCGCTCCGCGCGCTCACCACCGCGATCTGGCGGCGCTTTCCCCAGGCACCGCCCTACGAGGGCGCATTCGACGACGTCGTGCCGCACCTGACCGTCGGCCACGACTCGCCGGCGAAGGCCATGACCGAGGCGGCCGACGCGGTCACCCGGTGCCTACCGATCCGCGCGGCCATCGACACGGTCCGCCTCATCGCCGGGACGCAACAGCCCGGCGGCTGGCGAACGATCCGCGAGTTCCCGCTCGGCGGATAG
- the ligA gene encoding NAD-dependent DNA ligase LigA, whose translation MSEKQSVEAEARPTPEQVSAAGAEPTAEASTRHAELSDELRGHQYRYYVLDSPTIADAEFDRLLRELEELEERYPALRTPDSPTQNVGGSFSTLFTPVEHAERMMSLDNVFDLAGLAAWSERTERDAGGPVRFLCELKVDGLAINLTYEKGRLVRGATRGDGRTGEDVTSNVRTIREIPERLTGDDLPELLEVRGEIYFPASAFADLNATLVEQGKAPFANPRNAAAGSLRQKDPRITASRGLRMVVHGIGARTGFRPDSQSHAYAALKSWGLPTSDRWRLVDSMDEVRDYIAYYGKHRHDVEHEIDGVVVKVDSVAIQGRLGSTSRAPRWAIAFKYPPEEVTTKLLGVEVNVGRTGRVTPFAVLEPVRVAGSTVAQATLHNAREVERKGVWIGDTVVLRKAGDVIPEVLGPVMDLRPDDAHAFVMPTECPECGTALAPAKESDIDIRCPNARHCPGQLRERLFYLAGRDALDIEVLGYKAARALYESGVLTDEGDLFGVAADDLLRSPFFVNMDGSLGSNAVKLLENLEEVKQRPLWRVLVALSIRHVGPTASRALALEFGSMEAIEAAIAQDRIAELSAVDGVGPTIAESLREWFAVDWHREIVRKWREAGVKMAEERTDTGPRPLAGMTVVVTGTLSTHTRDEASEAVMGQGGKVSGSVSKKTAFVVVGDNPGSKYEKALSLRVPVLDEAGFAVLLAQGPDAAREVAEIAEEPVREPKRKAAAKTEDEATGQ comes from the coding sequence GTGTCTGAGAAGCAGTCTGTCGAAGCGGAGGCCCGGCCGACCCCGGAGCAGGTGAGTGCGGCCGGCGCCGAGCCGACCGCGGAGGCCAGCACCCGGCACGCCGAGCTCAGCGACGAGCTGCGCGGCCACCAATACCGCTACTACGTGCTCGACTCGCCGACCATCGCGGACGCCGAGTTCGACCGGCTGCTGCGCGAGCTCGAGGAGCTCGAGGAGCGCTATCCCGCGCTGCGCACCCCCGATTCCCCGACGCAGAACGTCGGCGGCTCGTTCTCCACGCTGTTCACCCCGGTCGAGCACGCCGAGCGCATGATGTCGCTCGACAACGTCTTCGACCTGGCCGGGCTGGCCGCCTGGTCCGAGCGCACCGAGCGGGACGCGGGCGGGCCGGTGCGGTTCCTCTGCGAGCTCAAGGTCGACGGCCTGGCGATCAACCTGACCTACGAGAAGGGCCGCCTGGTCCGCGGCGCGACCCGCGGCGACGGCCGCACGGGCGAGGACGTGACCTCCAACGTCCGCACCATCCGCGAGATCCCCGAGCGGCTGACCGGCGACGACCTGCCCGAGCTGCTCGAGGTGCGCGGCGAGATCTACTTCCCGGCCTCCGCGTTCGCCGACCTCAACGCCACGCTCGTCGAGCAGGGCAAGGCCCCGTTCGCCAACCCGCGCAACGCCGCGGCCGGCAGCCTGCGGCAGAAGGACCCGCGGATCACCGCGTCGCGGGGGCTGCGCATGGTCGTGCACGGCATCGGCGCCCGCACGGGTTTCCGGCCCGACTCGCAGTCACACGCCTACGCGGCGCTGAAATCCTGGGGCCTGCCGACCAGCGACCGGTGGCGGCTGGTCGATTCGATGGACGAGGTGCGCGACTACATCGCCTACTACGGCAAGCACCGCCACGACGTCGAGCACGAGATCGACGGCGTCGTGGTCAAGGTGGACTCGGTCGCCATCCAGGGCCGGCTCGGCTCGACCAGCCGCGCGCCGCGCTGGGCGATCGCCTTCAAATATCCGCCGGAGGAGGTCACCACCAAGCTGCTCGGCGTCGAGGTCAACGTCGGGCGGACCGGCCGGGTGACCCCATTCGCGGTGCTGGAGCCGGTGCGGGTGGCCGGCTCGACGGTGGCGCAGGCGACGCTGCACAACGCCCGCGAGGTCGAGCGCAAGGGCGTGTGGATCGGCGACACCGTGGTGCTGCGCAAGGCCGGCGACGTGATCCCGGAGGTGCTCGGCCCGGTGATGGACCTGCGCCCCGACGACGCGCACGCCTTCGTGATGCCGACCGAGTGCCCCGAGTGCGGCACCGCGCTCGCTCCCGCCAAGGAGAGCGACATCGACATCCGCTGCCCCAACGCCCGGCACTGCCCGGGCCAGTTGCGCGAGCGCCTCTTCTACCTGGCGGGCCGCGACGCCCTCGACATCGAGGTGCTGGGCTACAAGGCGGCCCGGGCGCTCTATGAGTCGGGCGTGCTGACCGACGAGGGCGACCTCTTCGGCGTGGCCGCCGACGACCTGCTGCGCTCGCCGTTCTTCGTCAACATGGACGGCAGCCTCGGCAGCAACGCGGTGAAGCTGCTGGAAAACCTGGAGGAGGTCAAGCAGCGGCCGCTGTGGCGGGTGCTCGTGGCGCTGTCGATCAGGCACGTCGGCCCGACCGCCTCCCGCGCGCTGGCCCTCGAGTTCGGCTCGATGGAGGCGATCGAGGCGGCGATCGCGCAGGACCGGATCGCGGAGCTGTCCGCAGTGGACGGCGTGGGCCCGACGATCGCGGAGAGCCTGCGCGAGTGGTTCGCGGTCGACTGGCATCGCGAGATCGTCCGCAAATGGCGCGAGGCCGGCGTGAAGATGGCGGAGGAGCGGACCGACACCGGCCCGCGCCCGCTCGCGGGCATGACGGTCGTGGTGACCGGGACGCTGTCGACACACACCCGCGACGAGGCGTCCGAGGCGGTGATGGGCCAGGGCGGCAAGGTGAGCGGCTCGGTGTCGAAGAAGACGGCGTTCGTGGTGGTCGGTGACAACCCGGGCAGCAAGTACGAGAAGGCCCTGTCGCTGAGGGTGCCGGTGCTGGACGAGGCGGGCTTCGCGGTGCTGCTGGCGCAGGGGCCGGACGCGGCCCGCGAGGTGGCCGAGATCGCGGAGGAGCCGGTCCGGGAGCCGAAGCGGAAGGCCGCGGCGAAGACGGAGGACGAGGCGACGGGCCAGTAA